A genome region from Dehalococcoidia bacterium includes the following:
- a CDS encoding helix-turn-helix transcriptional regulator, producing the protein MQKQYDDEPCYVISVAARLLGVHAQTLRYYERLGLVEPSRSRGNIRLYSARDIERLQQIKRLVDDLGVNLAGVEVILQLSEKVAALERELRAAREELERLRAQRESETHVS; encoded by the coding sequence ATGCAGAAGCAGTATGACGATGAGCCGTGCTATGTGATTAGCGTTGCCGCGCGCCTCCTCGGCGTTCATGCGCAGACCCTGCGCTACTACGAACGGCTCGGGCTGGTAGAGCCGTCGCGCTCGCGCGGGAATATTCGGCTCTATTCCGCTCGGGATATCGAACGGCTGCAGCAGATCAAACGCTTGGTCGACGACCTTGGGGTCAACCTCGCCGGCGTCGAGGTGATCCTCCAGCTAAGCGAGAAGGTTGCCGCCCTCGAGCGCGAACTGCGGGCAGCGCGCGAGGAGCTTGAGCGGCTGCGCGCCCAGCGCGAGAGCGAGACGCACGTCAGCTGA